The Ignavibacteriota bacterium DNA segment TGAACAACTGCCGCCTTGTCAATCATGACACTCGGACCCATTGTCGTTGATAATGCAATACTCTTGATGTATTGACCTTTTGCTGAGGACGGTTTCACGCGTGCAACCGTACCGAGAAATGCGTTGATGTTATCAACTAATTTTTCTTTTTCGAAGTTTGCTTTCCCGACAGTCGCGTGAAGAATACCGGCTTTGTCAACACGGAATTCAATCTTTCCTGCCTTCACTTCTTTCACAGTCTTTCCGATTTCGGTTGTGACTGTTCCGCTCTTCGGATTGGGCATCAATCCGCGTGGACCTAACACTTTACCTAACTTACCGAGTTCTCCCATAACATCGGGCGTTGCAATAATAACATCAACATCTGCCCATCCTGCTTTAATTTTATCCAAATAATCCTGGAAACCAGCATGGTCTGCACCGGCGGCTTTTGCCTCTTCATCTTTTGGCGGCTTGGCAATAACCAATACACGAACTTCTTTTCCGATTCCATGGGGCAATGAAACTGTTCCGCGAACCGCCTGGTCTGCTTTCTTCGGGTCAACGCCAAGTCGAACAGCGATGTCAACCGATTCAATAAACTTTGCAGTTGCGGTTTCTTTTACTTTTTGAACAGCCTTTTCAACAGTTAACAATTCGGTAGCATTAACTTTCGTTGCTGTTGCTTTATATCGTTTACTTCTTTTCATTGATAATACTCACTTCAAACTTAGTTTACTATAATTCATCAACGGTAATACCCATACTTCGGGCAGTACCTGCAATCATTTTCATTGCGGCATCAATATCGTTTGCATTTAAATCGGGCATTTTCATTTGAGCAATTTCACGAACCTGTGCCTTCGATACTCTTCCGACCTTATTTCTATTGGGTTCTCCAGAACCTTTCTCTACCTTTGCTGCTTTTGTAAGAAGTACTGCCGCAGGAGGAGTTTTGGTAATAAAGGTGAAAGATTTATCTGAAAAAACAGTAATGACAACAGGAATAATTAACCCCTGCTGTCCTTGTGTTCGTGCATTGAATTGCTTACAAAATTCCATGATGTTCACGCCCTTCTGTCCAAGAGCAGGACCAACAGGCGGCGCGGGATTTGCCGCTCCGGCGGGAATTTGAAGTTTAATATATCCGGTTATTTTCTTCATAGTTGATTTCGCTTTCTAAATTACTTCTCTGCTTCTACCTGACTAAAGTCAAGTTCGATGGGAGTTTTGCGACCGAAAATACTCACCATCACTTTCAATTTCATTTTATCTTCATGAACTTCCTGAACAACACCACTGAAGTTGTTGAACGGTCCATCAATAACCTTTACGGGGTCGCCTAACATAAACGGAGTGGAAAGCACTTCCACGTCTTTCCGTTCTTCAATTTTTCCAATGAGTCGCTTTACTTCCTCAAACTGTAACGGCTGAGGTTCACTCCGTGTACCTTCTCCCCGATTTCCAATAAACCCTAACACTGAAGGAGTTTCAAGAATAAAGTGTTTCGATTCTTTATCTAAGATTGCTTCGATTAAAATATAACCGGGGAAAAACGTGCGAACACGGCTTTTTTTCTTTTTATCTTTTACTTCAACAATTTTCTCGGATGGTACCATGACGCTCGTAATCCGGTCGGATAATTTCGACATAGGAATCTCGCGCTCCATGTACGTTTTCACCTTATATTCATGCCCTGAATAAACACGAACAACGTACCAGCGTTTTTGCGAAGTATCTGTCGCTTCCATTCTCAACTTACAGGATGGAGGTAATTACTTGATTCACAATCCAGTCCACAGCATAAATAAAACCGGAGATGATTCCACAGACTGCTAACACAATAACGGTTGAGTCCCGTAATTCATTTTTTTCGGGCCACGTCACCTTCTTCATTTCTTTCATTACATCGGTAACGAAAGCAATAATCTTTTCTTTCATTTTGAAACCTGCATCTTAAGTTTATATACAGCACGTCAGGAGGGACTCGAACCCCCAACCTGCGGTTTTGGAGACCGCTGCTCTACCAATTGAGCCACTGACGTGTGTTGAATTATTTTGTTTCCTTGTGTTGCGTGTGTTTGTTACACCACATACAAAATTTTTTGTATTCAACTCTGCCAGATTGTTTCTTTTTATTCTTGGTCGCAGTATAATTACGACGTTTACACTCTGTACATTCTAAAGTAATGTTATCTCTCATGTTTCATTCCTATTAAAACTTCTTCTTCAAATTCTTATTCGAATCATTCCTGAGCTTGCGATCAGGATTGAACTGATGACCTCATCCTTACCAAGGATGTGCTCTACCAACTGAGCTACGCAAGCATTTTTCATTCTCTTCACTCACACCTCACGCTGATGACCTTCCCGCTTTCCGCGGGATGCTCTACCAACTGAGCTACGCAAGCATTTTCATTCTCTTTACTCACATATCGCTCTGATGACCTTCCCGCTTTCCGCGGGGATGCTCTACCAACTGAGCTACGCAAGCAAAATTTTCAGAGCGGGAGACGGGACTCGAACCCGCGACCAACAGCTTGGAAGGCTGTGACTCTACCAACTGAGTTACTCCCGCGTAACTCGAACCTTGTGGGCAGGGAAGGATTCGAACCTCCGAAGGCCTGAGCCGACAGATTTACAGTCTGTTGCGTTTGACCGCTTCGCTACCTGCCCGGTATTTACAAATTTTGAGCTGGCGATCAGATTTGAACTGATGACCTGCTGATTACAAATCAGCTGCTCTACCAGCTGAGCTACGCCAGCAAAAA contains these protein-coding regions:
- the nusG gene encoding transcription termination/antitermination factor NusG, encoding MEATDTSQKRWYVVRVYSGHEYKVKTYMEREIPMSKLSDRITSVMVPSEKIVEVKDKKKKSRVRTFFPGYILIEAILDKESKHFILETPSVLGFIGNRGEGTRSEPQPLQFEEVKRLIGKIEERKDVEVLSTPFMLGDPVKVIDGPFNNFSGVVQEVHEDKMKLKVMVSIFGRKTPIELDFSQVEAEK
- the rpmG gene encoding 50S ribosomal protein L33 — its product is MRDNITLECTECKRRNYTATKNKKKQSGRVEYKKFCMWCNKHTQHKETK
- the rplK gene encoding 50S ribosomal protein L11, encoding MKKITGYIKLQIPAGAANPAPPVGPALGQKGVNIMEFCKQFNARTQGQQGLIIPVVITVFSDKSFTFITKTPPAAVLLTKAAKVEKGSGEPNRNKVGRVSKAQVREIAQMKMPDLNANDIDAAMKMIAGTARSMGITVDEL
- the secE gene encoding preprotein translocase subunit SecE, coding for MKEKIIAFVTDVMKEMKKVTWPEKNELRDSTVIVLAVCGIISGFIYAVDWIVNQVITSIL
- a CDS encoding 50S ribosomal protein L1, with protein sequence MKRSKRYKATATKVNATELLTVEKAVQKVKETATAKFIESVDIAVRLGVDPKKADQAVRGTVSLPHGIGKEVRVLVIAKPPKDEEAKAAGADHAGFQDYLDKIKAGWADVDVIIATPDVMGELGKLGKVLGPRGLMPNPKSGTVTTEIGKTVKEVKAGKIEFRVDKAGILHATVGKANFEKEKLVDNINAFLGTVARVKPSSAKGQYIKSIALSTTMGPSVMIDKAAVVH